TTTGGCATCCTCCCAGCATACCCTCGTTTTTGATCGGTGTCTGGGTAAGCCGTTTATCGACGCCGGATTCAAGTCGCATTTCCCGATTGGCGGCCCGGTGAAATCGGCAAGGGAGCATGACTATCCCGCTCCGGCCGTCGTCCTCGACGCCATGAAGCAGATTCATATCCGGACGGTGGACGCGGTACGGAACATGTCAGATGCCTTGTTAGCGGAACCGGCATTCGGCGCCGACGGAAAGAGCATCCACCCGCATTACCGGGACAAGGCCGGGGTGGTGGCGCACTGCAATCGACACGAGGCGTTTCACGCTGGCCAGATCGCCACGATTCGCCGCTTGTTGGGCAAGCCGTTTCTCCGGTAGCACTGCCGCGCACGGCAAGACCCCGCTAAGGCGAAGCATCATACGAGGAACAGGAATCTCATGGATCCCCAACGCGTACAGACCGTCCTCGCGGAACTCGAACACTTCATGTCCCGAACGGACGACGCCCTGAATCTCCCCAGGGAATCGGCCGAATTCGTTCACGCGCTCGTACTTTCCCGCGGATGCCGGCGGGTCGTGGAAATCGGCACGAGTTACGGCTACAGCGGAATCTGGATCGCATCCGGGCTGGCGGCGTCGGGCGGGCAACTTATCACCATCGATCGCGAGCGGCGCAAGACCGACACGGCACGTGTCCGATTTGAAGAGGCCGGACTGAGCCATGTGGTGGACTTCCGCGTAGGGAGGGCCGTGGACCTGCTGCCTGCGATCGACGGGCCGATCGACTTCGTGCTCAACGACGCCGACAAGGAAAACTGCATCCGCTATGTGGAAATCCTGGCGGAGAAACTCTCGGAGCGTGCCATCCTTCTGACGGACAACACGACGTCTCATGCCACGCAGTTGGCGCCGTTTCTGGAGTGGATCCATCGGCGCGACGATTTCTTCACGGTGATCGTGCCCATCGGGAACGGTATGGCTTTGTCGGTGAAGCGCGGCGGGTAGGGTCGATCAATCTGTACGAGGAGCCTTCCGCCGGGGAGAAACTGGAAATGGCCAAGCCTCAACCTGCCCGACTGGAAACGGGGGAATCGCCCGCGCAGCGCCGCCGGCGCGCCGGCAAGATCGTCGCGCAATTGCATGCGCTCTATCCCGAAGCTGACTGCGCCCTTCGTCATTGCGATCCGTTCCAACTCCTCGTCGCCACCATTCTTTCCGCTCAAAGCACGGACGAGACGGTCAACAAGGTTACGCCCGCGCTGTTCGCGGCCTACGCGACGGCGCCCGACCTGGCTGCCGCTTCACTCGCCGATATCGAACGGATCATTCGACCGACGGGCTTTTTCCGCCAAAAGGCCAAGAACATCAAAGCTGCTGCGCAGCGAATTGTGGAGAGCTTTGGCGGCGAAGTTCCCAGCGACATGGACGCGCTGATCAGCCTGCCGGGCGTCGCGAGAAAGACGGCCAATGTCGTTCTGGGAA
The window above is part of the Phycisphaerae bacterium genome. Proteins encoded here:
- the nth gene encoding endonuclease III, translating into MAKPQPARLETGESPAQRRRRAGKIVAQLHALYPEADCALRHCDPFQLLVATILSAQSTDETVNKVTPALFAAYATAPDLAAASLADIERIIRPTGFFRQKAKNIKAAAQRIVESFGGEVPSDMDALISLPGVARKTANVVLGTAFGRNAGVVVDTHIGRLALRLALAPSARDSKDAVKIERDLMAVVPQSEWTFVGHALIWHGRRVCSARKPNCPGCALSRWCPSAELTSDSPAPAVRLKKTSRKPRSTSESAVR
- a CDS encoding DinB family protein, with translation MKISDLLADQIDGTRDWTLKLIADIEGDEWFYQPAPGLAHALWLCGHLASSQHTLVFDRCLGKPFIDAGFKSHFPIGGPVKSAREHDYPAPAVVLDAMKQIHIRTVDAVRNMSDALLAEPAFGADGKSIHPHYRDKAGVVAHCNRHEAFHAGQIATIRRLLGKPFLR
- a CDS encoding class I SAM-dependent methyltransferase gives rise to the protein MDPQRVQTVLAELEHFMSRTDDALNLPRESAEFVHALVLSRGCRRVVEIGTSYGYSGIWIASGLAASGGQLITIDRERRKTDTARVRFEEAGLSHVVDFRVGRAVDLLPAIDGPIDFVLNDADKENCIRYVEILAEKLSERAILLTDNTTSHATQLAPFLEWIHRRDDFFTVIVPIGNGMALSVKRGG